A region of uncultured Anaeromusa sp. DNA encodes the following proteins:
- a CDS encoding electron transfer flavoprotein subunit beta/FixA family protein gives MKILVCVKQVPDTAEVRINRETNTLQRQDVPSILNPFDRHALEEALRVKERCGGTVSVLTMGPLQAKEVLKECLALGADEAVLVNDKAFAGADTLATSRTLAAAIAKLQPAELIFCGKQAIDGDTAQVGPELAEHLNMAQITCVSNLEVFPEEKRLIAEREVEDGHEVLELSFPAVLTVSKSLNEPRYPSIKGRLRANKTSIPILTLADLGLQAEETGLQGSPTRVVRIFAPETRKGGEVIQGMAPRQAADLLAIRLKQAGIF, from the coding sequence GTGAAAATACTAGTTTGCGTCAAGCAGGTGCCTGACACGGCGGAAGTCCGCATCAATAGGGAGACGAACACCTTGCAGCGGCAGGATGTTCCTAGCATACTTAATCCCTTTGACCGTCATGCTTTAGAAGAAGCGTTGCGTGTAAAAGAACGTTGCGGCGGCACGGTGAGCGTTTTGACTATGGGCCCGTTGCAGGCGAAGGAAGTACTGAAAGAGTGCCTTGCATTGGGCGCGGACGAAGCCGTGTTGGTTAATGATAAGGCTTTCGCCGGAGCCGATACCTTGGCTACAAGCCGTACTTTGGCTGCTGCTATTGCTAAATTACAGCCAGCAGAACTCATTTTTTGCGGCAAACAGGCTATTGACGGCGATACGGCGCAAGTGGGACCGGAGTTGGCAGAGCATCTAAATATGGCGCAAATTACCTGTGTTTCTAATTTGGAAGTTTTTCCAGAAGAAAAACGGCTGATTGCAGAACGGGAAGTTGAAGACGGTCATGAAGTACTAGAGCTTTCTTTTCCTGCCGTTTTGACTGTGTCAAAAAGTTTGAATGAGCCGCGCTACCCTAGTATCAAAGGACGTTTGCGGGCGAATAAAACCTCCATTCCTATTTTGACGCTGGCGGATTTGGGGCTGCAAGCAGAAGAAACAGGGTTGCAGGGATCGCCGACACGGGTTGTGCGTATTTTTGCACCGGAAACTCGCAAAGGGGGCGAAGTCATTCAAGGAATGGCTCCTCGCCAAGCTGCTGATTTACTGGCCATTCGCTTAAAACAAGCTGGTATCTTCTGA
- a CDS encoding YdcF family protein, with amino-acid sequence MKTYKKITCLLGTTVLLLFLGSEALVLKDAFTAAPAPSQVILILGTRVYGQEPGPMLQLRLEKALALYRQGYAPYLLASGGQGSDEGISEAAAMRNYLVARGVPTTAIILEDSSTSTYENLGNSAAILREKDFNQVIVVTNRSHLFRSLYLARLHGLNASGAAAPMSDRLGATVYQFARESAAVLSLMQYERSPSPTPSPTPPATGALLQSKSALLL; translated from the coding sequence ATGAAGACTTATAAAAAAATCACGTGCCTGCTGGGCACTACCGTTTTACTTTTGTTTCTCGGCAGCGAGGCTCTCGTCCTGAAAGACGCCTTCACTGCCGCGCCTGCTCCCAGCCAGGTTATTCTCATCCTTGGAACCCGAGTTTACGGTCAAGAGCCCGGCCCCATGCTGCAGCTGCGTTTAGAAAAAGCCCTGGCTTTATACCGCCAGGGATATGCACCATACCTATTAGCCAGCGGCGGCCAAGGATCTGACGAAGGCATCAGCGAAGCCGCCGCCATGCGCAACTATCTGGTAGCCCGCGGCGTGCCCACGACCGCCATTATCCTAGAGGACTCTTCTACAAGCACTTACGAAAACCTGGGCAATAGCGCCGCCATTCTTCGAGAAAAAGATTTTAATCAGGTAATCGTCGTCACCAACCGTTCTCATCTTTTCCGTTCCTTATACTTAGCCCGCCTGCATGGGCTTAACGCCAGCGGCGCTGCCGCTCCCATGAGCGATCGTCTCGGAGCTACAGTCTATCAATTTGCGCGAGAAAGCGCCGCCGTCCTGTCGCTTATGCAGTATGAACGCTCCCCGTCCCCAACACCCTCTCCAACTCCGCCAGCGACTGGGGCGTTGCTTCAATCCAAAAGCGCTCTTCTGTTGTAA